Part of the Pseudomonas chlororaphis genome, ATCCAGTCAAAAGACCAGAAATCAACATTCACCATCACGTCGATGGAATGCTCATTTCTAAGCTTTCAGTTTCAGAAGCAGTAGTGGTGGAGCCAAGCGGGATCGAACCGCTGACCTCCTGCGTGCAAGGCAGGCGCTCTCCCAGCTGAGCTATGGCCCCGTATTTCTACAGGCGTTTCCCACACAAAATTGGTGGGTCTGGGCAGATTCGAACTGCCGACCTCACCCTTATCAGGGGTGCGCTCTAACCAACTGAGCTACAGACCCAATTTCGGGCTGCTTCTAATCGTCTTCTTCAATGAATCAAGCAATTCGTGTGGGAGCTCATGGAGCCGCTGCTGTCGTCGATTAAGGAGGTGATCCAGCCGCAGGTTCCCCTACGGCTACCTTGTTACGACTTCACCCCAGTCATGAATCACACCGTGGTAACCGTCCCCCCGAAGGTTAGACTAGCTACTTCTGGTGCAACCCACTCCCATGGTGTGACGGGCGGTGTGTACAAGGCCCGGGAACGTATTCACCGCGACATTCTGATTCGCGATTACTAGCGATTCCGACTTCACGCAGTCGAGTTGCAGACTGCGATCCGGACTACGATCGGTTTTATGGGATTAGCTCCACCTCGCGGCTTGGCAACCCTCTGTACCGACCATTGTAGCACGTGTGTAGCCCAGGCCGTAAGGGCCATGATGACTTGACGTCATCCCCACCTTCCTCCGGTTTGTCACCGGCAGTCTCCTTAGAGTGCCCACCATAACGTGCTGGTAACTAAGGACAAGGGTTGCGCTCGTTACGGGACTTAACCCAACATCTCACGACACGAGCTGACGACAGCCATGCAGCACCTGTCTCAATGCTCCCGAAGGCACCAATCCATCTCTGGAAAGTTCATTGGATGTCAAGGCCTGGTAAGGTTCTTCGCGTTGCTTCGAATTAAACCACATGCTCCACCGCTTGTGCGGGCCCCCGTCAATTCATTTGAGTTTTAACCTTGCGGCCGTACTCCCCAGGCGGTCAACTTAATGCGTTAGCTGCGCCACTAAGAGCTCAAGGCTCCCAACGGCTAGTTGACATCGTTTACGGCGTGGACTACCAGGGTATCTAATCCTGTTTGCTCCCCACGCTTTCGCACCTCAGTGTCAGTATCAGTCCAGGTGGTCGCCTTCGCCACTGGTGTTCCTTCCTATATCTACGCATTTCACCGCTACACAGGAAATTCCACCACCCTCTACCATACTCTAGCTCGACAGTTTTGAATGCAGTTCCCAGGTTGAGCCCGGGGCTTTCACATCCAACTTAACGAACCACCTACGCGCGCTTTACGCCCAGTAATTCCGATTAACGCTTGCACCCTCTGTATTACCGCGGCTGCTGGCACAGAGTTAGCCGGTGCTTATTCTGTCGGTAACGTCAAAATTGCAGAGTATTAATCTACAACCCTTCCTCCCAACTTAAAGTGCTTTACAATCCGAAGACCTTCTTCACACACGCGGCATGGCTGGATCAGGCTTTCGCCCATTGTCCAATATTCCCCACTGCTGCCTCCCGTAGGAGTCTGGACCGTGTCTCAGTTCCAGTGTGACTGATCATCCTCTCAGACCAGTTACGGATCGTCGCCTTGGTGAGCCATTACCTCACCAACTAGCTAATCCGACCTAGGCTCATCTGATAGCGCAAGGCCCGAAGGTCCCCTGCTTTCTCCCGTAGGACGTATGCGGTATTAGCGTTCGTTTCCGAACGTTATCCCCCACTACCAGGCAGATTCCTAGGCATTACTCACCCGTCCGCCGCTCTCAAGAGGTGCAAGCACCTCTCTACCGCTCGACTTGCATGTGTTAGGCCTGCCGCCAGCGTTCAATCTGAGCCATGATCAAACTCTTCAGTTCAAACATCTTTGGGTTTTGAGAAAACCCTAAACTTGGCTCAGCAATCGTTGGTTACATCTTTGATTTCTCGCGGAGTAACTTGTGATGCTGATAATCTGTTGACTAGCAGTCTGACTCCACAAGCACCCACACGAATTGCTTGATTCAGTTGTTAAAGAGCGGTGGTTGATTCTTTCGTCTCAACCGAGGCGCGCATTCTACAGCGCCTGGTGTTGCTGTCAAGCGGTTATTTAAGAAGTTTTTCAAAGTTTCCCGTGGGAAACACTAACAACTTCAACCACTTGCGCTTTCGATCTCTCGTTAGCGGGAGGCGAATTCTACAGCGTTGTTCGCTGCTGTCAACACCTCTTTTTCACCGCTTTCGATCGAGAGGATCGAACCGTTGATAAAGCCAAACGACAGCGCCTTATCCACGACTTCCGGACCTCGATGAACTGAAGCCCTGCACTGCCTAAAATCGCTTAACTCATTGAAACTCAAGGAGTTTTTCGTTTCGACTGCGCCGGAAGTGGGGCGAATTATAGACGTCTGGAATCTGCCGTCAACCCCTATTTTCACAAATCTGTCACATCAGTCAGAACCCCCCATGAATGCAGAGGCCGGCCCCAAGGGGCCGGCCTCTGCATTCACCCCTTACAGGCTGGGGAACGCGAACTGCGAAGCCTCGTGACTGGCACGCTGCGGCCAGCGTTGGGTAATCGCCTTGCGTCGCGTATAGAAACGCACGCCGTCAGGACCATAGGCATGCAGGTCGCCGAACAACGAACGCTTCCAGCCGCCAAAGCTGTGATATGCAACAGGCACCGGCAGTGGAACGTTGACGCCCACCATGCCGACTTCGATCTCATCGCAGAACAACCGCGCCGCTTCACCATCGCGGGTGAAGATACAGGTGCCGTTGCCATATTCGTGATCGTTGATCAGTTGCATCGCCTCTTCCAGGCTGTTGACCCGGACGATGCACAGCACCGGCCCGAAGATCTCTTCCTTATAGATGCGCATCTCGGGTGTCACGCGATCAAACAGGCAGCCGCCCAGGAAGAAGCCTTCCTCATGCCCGGCGACGCTCAAGCCGCGACCGTCGACGATCAGCGAAGCCCCCGACGAGACGCCATCTTCTATATAACCACTGACCTTGTCCCGATGCTGACCGGTCACGAGTGGCCCCATGTCCAGTCCGCAAGAAGTCCCCGCACCGATTTTCAACGCCTTGATCTGCGGCACCAGCTTGGACACCAGTGCGTCGGCCACCTGGTCGCCGACACAGACCGCCACCGAAATCGCCATGCAACGCTCGCCGCACGAACCGTATGCCGCGCCCATCAGTGCGCTGACCGCATTGTCCAGATCGGCATCCGGCATCAGGACCGCATGGTTCTTCGCCCCGCCCAGCGCCTGGACGCGTTTGCCGCGTCGGGTGCCTTCGGCATAGATGTATTCGGCAATCGGCGTCGAGCCGACAAAACTCAAGGCCTTCACTTCCGGTGCTTCGATCAGCGCATCCACCGCCGCCTTGTCGCCATGCACCACGCTCAACACGCCCTTGGGCAGCCCCGCCTCCAACAGCAATTGGGCGATCAGCAAGGTCGAGCTCGGGTCGCGCTCGGACGGCTTGAGAATGAAACAGTTACCGCAAACAATCGCCAACGGGTACATCCACAGCGGCACCATCGCCGGGAAGTTGAACGGCGTGATGCCCGCAACGACACCCAAGGGTTGGAAGTCTGACCAGGCGTCGATATTCGGTCCTACGTTACGGCTGTATTCGCCCTTCAGGATTTCCGGCGCGGCGCAGGCGAACTCGACGTTTTCGATGCCACGCTTGAGCTCACCAGCCGCGTCTTCCAGGGTCTTGCCGTGTTCTTCGCTGATCAACTGGGCAATGCGCGATTCGTTCTGCTCCAGCAATTGCTTGAAACGAAACATCACCTGCGCGCGCTTGGCCGGCGGCGTGCTGCGCCAGGCCGGGAAAGCCGCCTTGGCCGCGTCGATGGCCTGTTGAATGGTCGCGCGATCAGCCAAGGGCACCTTATGGATCGCCTGGCCGGTGGACGGGTTGAACACGTCGGCCGTGCGAGCGCTGTCACTCAGCAGTTCGCCATTGATCAAATGCGGGATGAGGCTCATGGGGACTCCAGAATTTATCCACAGGCGCCCGTCACCGGACGCCCGTTGTTGAAAGCGATTAGGAAAGGGTGGGTCAGTCGAGCTTGTTCAGCACTTCGCCGACCGCATCGAACAAACGGTCCAGGTCCTGCGGCTTGCTGTTGAACGTCGGCCCGAACTGCAAGGTGTCGCCACCAAACCGCACATAGAAACCGGCCTTCCACAACGCCATGCCGGCCTCGAACGGACGCACGATCGCATCGCCGTCCCGCGCGGCGATCTGGATCGCCCCGGCCAGGCCATAGTTGCGAATGTCGATGACGTTCTTCGCCCCTTTCACCCCATGCAGTGCGTTCTCGAAATGCGGTGCGACCTCGGCCACGCTCTGCACCAGGTTTTCCTTCTGCAGCAGGTCCAGCGCCGCCAGGCCGGCCGCGCAGGCCACCGGATGCGCCGAGTAGGTGTAGCCATGGGGGAATTCCACGGCGTACTCGGGCGTCGGCTGATTCATGAAGGTCTGGTAGATCTCGGAACTGACAATCACCGCGCCCATGGGGATCGCGCCGTTGGTGACTTGCTTGGCGATGCACATAAGGTCCGGTGTCACGCCAAAGCTATCGGCACCGAACATCGAACCGGTGCGGCCGAATCCGGTGATCACTTCGTCGAACACCAGCAGGATGCTGTGCTGGTCGCAGATTTCCCGCAGGCGCTTGAGGTAACCCTCAGGCGGCACCAACACGCCAGCCGAACCCGCCATTGGCTCGACGAACACCGCCGCAATGTTGGAAGCGTCATGCAATTCGATCAGCTTCAGCAGCTCATCGGCCAGGGCGACACCGCCCCCCTTGGGCATGCCACGGGAATAGGCATTGCTGGCCAGTAAGGTGTGCGGCAGGTGATCGACGTCGATCATTGCCTGGCCGAACAGCTTGCGGTTGCCGCTGACACCGCCAAGGCTGGTGCCGGCGATGTTCACGCCGTGATAGCCACGGGCACGGCCGATCATCTTGGTCTTGGTGGCTTGCCCCTTGAGGCGCCAGTAGGCCCGGACCATTTTCACCGCGGTGTCGGCGCACTCCGAACCGGAGTCGGTAAAGAACACATGGTTGAGGTTGCCGGGGGTCAGGCTGGTGATTTTTTCCGCCAACTGAAACGACAGCGGGTGGCCGTACTGGAACCCCGGCGAGTAATCGAGGGTACCCAGTTGTTTGGCGACCGCGTCCTGGATTTCCTTGCGGGTGTGCCCGGCACCGCAGGTCCACAGGCCCGACAGCGAGTCGTAGACCTTACGGCCCTTGTCGTCGACCAGCCAACTGCCCTCAGCCGCCACGATCAGGCGAGGGTCGCGCTGGAAGTTACGGTTGGCGGTGTAGGGCATCCAGTGAGCATCGAGCTTGAGCTGACTGGCCAGGGAACCGGCTGCGTGTTCGGGCATGTTCATCGACAAAACCTCTCAGGACAAAGGCGACAGGGATCAAAAGGCGTTCTTGCGGCTAAGTTGCCACGGCGATAAAGTCGGTGAAATGCAACTTTTCTAACTTTCAGTCAGCAGACTACTAAACTATGAGCGTCCGCCGCCCCGACCCACTGGCCCAGGTCAGCGACTTCGACATCCGCCTGTTGCGCATTTTCCGCAGCGTGGTGGAGTGCGGTGGATTCTCCGCCGCCGAAACGGTGCTTGGCATTGGCCGCTCGGCCATCAGCCAACAGATGAGCGACCTGGAGCAGCGCCTGGGCCTGCGTCTGTGCCAGCGTGGGCGCGCGGGTTTTTCGCTGACGGAAGAAGGCCGCGAGGTGTATCAGTCGGCGTTGCAGCTATTAAGTGCGCTGGAAAGCTTCCGCACCGAGGTCAACGGCCTGCACCAGCACCTGCGTGGCGAACTGACCATCGGCCTGACCGACAACCTCGTCACCCTGCCCCACATGCGTATCACTCATGCACTGGCCCAATTGAAAGAACGCGGACCCGACGTGCAGATCCAGATTCGCATGATCGCCCCGAATGAAGTCGAGCAAGGCGTACTCGACGGTCGCCTGCACGTCGGCGTGGTTCCCCAGGCCAGCGCCCTGTCCGGGTTGGAATATCAGCCGCTCTACAGCGAACGGTCGCTGCTGTATTGCGCCGTGGGGCATCCGTTGTTCTATGTGGATGACAAGCAGCTCGACGACACTCGCCTCAACAGCCAGGACGCCATCGCGCCCACCTTCCGCCTGCCGGCCGACATCCAGGCTCACTACCAGGCGCTCAACTGCACGGCCAGTGCGTCGGATCGCGAAGGCATGGCGTTCCTGATCCTGACCGGACGCTACATCGGCTACCTGCCGGATCACTACGCCAACCTCTGGGTCCAGCAAGGTCGGTTGCGAGCCCTGAAAGCTAAAACCCGCTTCTATGACCTGAGCCTGGCGTCGGTCACGCGCAAGGGGCGGCGGCCTCATCTGGTGCTGGAGAGTTTTCTCGAAAGCCTCGCGGCAACGCGCTGAGCCCGGATCGCCAAACGGCTTTAAATGAGGGTGGCACTTGTCTGATCGCCGCCGGTGCGTTATCAACGCATTTGCTTGCCCCACAGACCCAGCCCGGAAACGTCCATGACCTTTGAAGTCCCCGCCCACGGTGGCAAGCCCACCAGTCGCATTCGTCAGAAGAACGAAGAGACCATTCTCAAGGCCGCTGAAGATGAATTCGCCCGCCACGGGTTCAAGGGCACCAGCATGAATGCCATTGCCTTGAAGGCCGGGCTGCCCAAGGCAAACCTGCATTATTACTTCACCAATAAACTTGGCCTGTACGTGGCGGTGCTGAGCAACATCATCGAATTGTGGGACAGCACCTTCAATCACCTCACCGCCGAAGATGATCCGGCCGAGGCCTTGACCCGCTACATTCGCGCCAAGATGGAGTTCTCCCGTCGCCAGCCCCAAGCCTCGCGCTTGTTTGCCATGGAGGTGATCAGCGGTGGCGAGTGTCTGACCGAGTACTTCAACCAGGATTATCGCGCCTGGTTCGGCGGCCGCGCTGCCGTGTTCCAGGCCTGGATCGACGCCGGCAAGATGGACCCCGTCGACCCGGTGCACCTCATTTTCCTGCTGTGGGGCAGTACCCAGCATTACGCCGACTTCGCCACCCAGATCTGCCGCGTGACCGGGCGCAGCAAATTGACCAAGCAGGACATGATCGAAGCTGGCGACAACCTGATCCGTATCATTCTCAAGGGCTGCGGCCTGACACCAGCCATTTAAGATTGCTCATGCCTTTTACCCTTGCCGGTTTTTGCGAATACCGCGAAGAAATTCGCAAGAGCCGCTTCATCACCTTCGCCGCCCCCATCACCTGCCCCGCCGATGCCCAGGCCTTTATCGAGCAGCACAGCGACCTGGACGCCACGCACAACTGCTGGGCCTGGAAGCTCGGCGATCAATACCGCAGCAACGACGACGGCGAACCGGGCGGTACGGCCGGGCGGCCGATATTGGCCGCCATCGAAGCGCAAGCTTGCGATCAGGTGGTGGTGCTGGTCATCCGCTGGTACGGCGGGATCCAACTGGGCACCGGCGGACTGGCGCGGGCGTACGGTGGTGGCGCCAACAAGTGTTTGCAAAACGCTGACAAGATCGAACTGATCAGCCGCGTGGCGCTGCGCTGCGCCTGCGGCTTTGCAGAATTGCCCCTGGTGAAGCTGCGGGTCGCCGAGTGCGGCGGACTGGTGACCGAGGAGCAATTCACCGCCAACGGCGTGGCCCTGCAACTGGCCGTCGGCGAAGCGCAGATCCCGCTATTGCAAAAGCAATTGGCGGACCTGAGCCGTGGACGGATTCTGCTGGAGCGTTGAGCACGAAGGCGAATCCCCCGCCGCAAAAACTTGCCCACATCCACTGTGCATCCGACTGTGGATAACCTGAGCACATCCCTCTGTAACCCTTCTGTCACGCGGGTTTTAGAGGGTTGCTCAGTTTTTGTCCAACCCTTCATCCAGTTGATAAATCCGCCAGCAAAACAGTTGCTTGCGGTGGTTTATCACCTTTGGGAGAAAGCCGCGCGGCGCTTATGCCCGCGCGTCTCGCTTGCGCACAATTACTGTGGAGCAAGCTGTGGATAACCCGTTCATGGGTCTTCAGGTGCCAATAACGGCATGGCTCGCAGGGGCTTGATCATTTTTTAACCACTGGCCACGAATAGGCAAGACCTGCATCAGGCCCCATGCCAGTTCAAAGAACAGAAATACCCAGACGATGGCACTGGCCCCATGGAGCAGTGCATAAAGCATCCACGTTGCAAACAGCAACCGCCCCGCCGCGTCATACCGCCCATACGTCGGCTGCGGGTCGCGGATCCGCAACACCGACCACACACAGACAATCGAACCCAGCAGGTTCGCCATCAACAGGTGCGCGGGCGCAAACGCCGGCAACTCACCCGGCAGATCGAGTGCCTGAGCGAGGCTCGTCAGCGCGCCATGCAGGATGGCAAACGTCCAGGGCGTGGCGAAGGCGGCGGTCACGATCAGGTCGTACCAGGCGCCGCCGCGCACCACGCGGCGGTACTGCGTTGGGGTCCACATAACAATGCTCCAGATAATCAAGGAGCGAACAGGCTAAAGCTTGGGGTATGCTCCAGGGTCAAGCCCTTCTGGAGACCCTCATGCGCATCGGTGAACTCGCCCAGGCCTGCGCCGTCAGCCGCGATACGCTGCGCTTTTATGAGCAGCGCGGCCTGATCGCGGCGGGCCGCAGCGCCAATGGTTATCGCGATTATCCCGACGACATGGTGCAACTGGTGCTCTACATCAAGACGGCCCAGCGCCTGGGCTTTACTCTGGGCGAGATCGGCCATAGCGTCGCCGCCCTGTGGCGCGTACCGGATCCGGGCAACGCCATCACGCAATTGCTACAGGACAAACTGACCCTGATCGAAACCCGCATGACCGAACTCGACGCGTTGCGTCACGAGCTGAAACAACGGCTCGGGCAACGTTGTCCATTAAATCCGTGACCTTTTTTCTTTCAAGGATGCCCTCATGAATTCGGCAAAAAACGCATTGATCATCGGTGCCTCCCGGGGCTTGGGCCTCGGCCTGGTGAAGGTGTTGCTGGACGATGGCTGGAACGTGACCGCCACCGTGCGCAACCCGCAGAACGCCGGGGCGTTGAAGGCGTTGGGTCCGGTTCGGATCGAAAAGCTCGACATGGACGACCAGCAAGCGGTCATCGCCCTGAGCCAGCAGCTCAAGGGTGAAACCTTCGACCTGCTGTTCGTCAATGCCGGCGTCAAGGGCCCGGACAACCAGAGCCCCGGCGGCGCGACGCTGGCTGAAGTCGGCCAGTTGTTCTTCACCAACGCGGTGGCACCGATCAACCTGGCGCAGCGCTTCGTCGGCCAGATCCGCGATGGCAGCGGCGTGCTGGCGTTCATGAGTTCGGTGCTGGGCAGCGTGACCATGCCCGACGCCCCGGAACTGGCGCTTTACAAGGCCAGCAAGGCGGCTCTCAACTCCATGACCAACAGCTTTGTCAGCCAACTGGGCGACCAGACGTTGACCGTACTGTCGCTGCACCCTGGCTGGGTGAAGACCGACATGGGCGGTGAAGGGGCAGACATCGATGTCCAGACCAGCACCCGCGGCTTGATCGACCAGGTCAACGCCTTCGCCGGCAAGGGCGGGCATCACTTCGTCAACTACAAGGGCGAGACGATTCCCTGGTAAACCTTGTGGGAGCGAGCTTGCTCGCTCCCACAAGGGGCCGGGGTAAGGCACTGGTCACGGACGACTGAACCTGAGTAAACTCCCCACTTCGCCCCCGACGGCGACCCTGGATCAGCAGACAGGGCATCACTGAGCTGGCTAACCTGAACCCACTTTCAGAGGAGCCGGCCACCATGCCTGCGACCCGTACCTGGTTAAAAAACCCCCTCGCCATTTTTACGGCCAACGACCTCGATGCCCGTGGCGGCCTCGTCCTGCAGGACGGTGTGATCGTCGAACGGCTGGGCCTCGGCCAGCAGCCCGCCCAACCCTGTGACACGGTCTTCGACGCTCGCGAGCACGTGATCCTGCCCGGCCTGATCAACACCCATCACCACTTCTATCAGACGCTGACACGGGCCTGGGCGCCGGTGGTGAACCAGCCGTTGTTTCCATGGTTGAAGACCCTCTACCCGGTGTGGGCGAGGCTGACCCCGGAAAAACTCGCCCTGGCAAGCAAAGTGGCGCTGGCCGAGCTGCTGCTGTCAGGCTGCACCACCGCCGCCGACCATCACTACCTGTTTCCCGACGGCCTGGAAAACGCCATCGACGTGCAAGTGCAGAGCGTGCGCGAACTGGGCATGCGCGCCATGCTCACGCGCGGTTCCATGAGCCTGGGCGAAGCCGACGGTGGCCTGCCGCCGCAACAGACCGTGCAGCAGGGCGAGGTCATTCTCGAAGACAGCCAGCGCCTGATCGATCGCTACCACGAACGCAACGACGGCGCGCAGATCCAGATTGCCCTGGCGCCCTGCTCGCCGTTCTCGGTCACACCCGACATCATGCGCGCCAGCGCCGAGATGGCGGAAAAGCTCGACGTGCGCCTGCACACGCACCTGGCCGAAACCCTCGACGAAGAAGCGTTCTGCCTGCAACGTTTCGGCCTGCGCACGGTGGATTACCTGGACAGTGTCGGCTGGCTCGGCCCGCGCACCTGGCTGGCCCACGGCATTCATTTCAACCCGGATGAGGTCGCCCGTCTCGGCGCCGCCGGCACCGGCATCTGCCATTGCCCAAGCTCCAACATGCGCCTGGCGTCGGGCATCTGTCCCACCCTGGAACTGACCGCCGCCGGCGCTCCGCTGGGCCTGGGGGTCGACGGTTCGGCCTCCAACGATGCCTCGAACATGCTGCTCGAAGCCCGCCAGGCGCTGTACATCCAGCGCCTGCGCTACGGCGCGCCGGCGATCACACCTGAGCGCGTCCTCGGCTGGGCCACCCGTGGCTCGGCGCAATTGCTCGGACGCAGCGACATCGGTGAGCTGGCCGTCGGCAAGCAGGCCGACCTGGCGCTGTTCAAGCTCGATGAGTTGCGTTTCTCCGGCAGCCACGACCCGATCTCGGCCCTGCTGCTGTGCGGTGCCGACCGGGCCGATCGAGTGATGATCGCCGGCCGTTGGCGGGTCATCGATGGCCAAGTCGAGGGGCTGGACCTGAAGGGGTTGATCGCCGATCACAGCCAAGCGGCGCGGGAGCTGATTGCGGGAAGCTGACCAGACGCCCCTCCCATGTAGGAGCGGGCTTGCTCGCGATAGCGGTCGGTCAGTCGACATCGATGCTGGCGGCACCGACGCTTTCGCGAGCAAGCCCGCTCCTACCTCTGGCGCTACGCACGATTTACAGACCGAGCAACGACAACATCACGAACGTCGCGAACAGCACGAAGTGGGTCATGCCTTCGATGGCATTGGTTTCGCCATCGTTGAGGTTGATCGCGCTGACGATCAGGGTGATGAAGATCATCACCGTCTGCACCGGAGTCATTGCCATCTGGAAGGGCTGGCCGGTGTAGAGGGCCATGGCCTCCATCACCGGCACCGTGAGAATCACCGTGGACAGCGAAGCCCCCAGGGCGATGTTCACCACCGACTGCATGCGATTGGCGAGCGCCGCGCGCAGGGCAGTGAGAATTTCCGGTGCGGCGGAGATGGCGGCCACCAGGATGGCCGTGACCACCGGCGGCGCTCCGGTCCCTTCCAACCCCAGGTCGATGGCCTTGGACATGACTTCCGCCAGCGCGCCGATCACCACCACACCAAACACCAGCGCCGCGATGGAGAACGCCAGGCTGACGGGTTTCGGTTCATCTTCCACCGGCTCTTTCCGGCGGCGTTTTTCCGGGTAGCTGTAGCTGAAGAAGTAACTGTGGGGGCCGACCTGCATGCGCAGGAACAAGGTGTACAACACCAGCATCGCGCCAATGGTAAAGGCCGAATAAGTCTTCCAGCTTTCCCGGGGGATGAACTCCGGCACCACCATCGACACGCCCATGGCGGTGAGGATCATCACGCTGTAGGTGCGCGCCGAGTCGTCGTTGTAGACCTGCTCGCCATGCTTGATCCCGCCCATCAGTGCCGCGAGCCCGAGGATACCGTTGATGTCGAGCATCACCGCCGAGTAGATCGTGTCCCGCACCAGCGTCGGCGAAGCCTGGTTGCTCATCATGATCGCCAGGATCACCACTTCCACCAGCACCGCCGATAACGTCAGGATCATCGTGCCGTAGGGGTCACCGACCTTTTCCGCCAACAGCTCGGCGTGATGGGCCACGCGCATGGACGCGGCGACGATGAAGCCAATCAGCGCCAACGCGCCGATCAATGCCACCATCTGTCCGCTGCCCAACAGCCAGTGCTCCAGCGGATAAGCCACGAACGCGGCGAGCAGCGCCAGCAACAGGAGTTTTTCTTGCTTGATCAACGTGAGCATCGCTGGCCTATCACCGTGCACGGGGTCATGAGCTACTAGACTGTGGGAGGCCGTGAACGTTTCCTTGGGGTGTGGCGGCGGCGAATCTCACCGCACAGTGGATCAGCCGGTCAGGTTTTAGCCGACATTGCGCCCGGCCCCTGTAGAATGCCGCCATTGATTCGCTGATGAGAAAAAACCATGTACGACTGGCTCAACGCCTTGCCCAAGGCTGAACTGCACTTGCACCTGGAAGGTTCGCTGGAGCCCGAGCTGCTGTTCGCCCTGGCCGAACGCAACAAGATCGCCCTGCCTTGGAGCGACGTGGACACCCTGCGCAAGGCCTATGCCTTCAACAATCTGCAGGAGTTTCTCGACCTGTATTACCAGGGCGCCGATGTGCTGCGCACGTCCCAGGACTTCTACGACCTGACGTGGGCCTACCTGCTGCGTTGCAAGGCGCAGAACGTGATCCACACCGAACCGTTCTTCGATCCGCAGACCCACACCGACCGCGGCGTCCCGTTCGAAGTGGTGCTCAACGGCATCGCCGCCGCCCTCAAGGACGGTGAGCAGCAACTGGGGATCACCAGCGGCCTGATCCTGAGCTTCCTGCGCCACCTCAGTGAAGAACAAGCGCAAAAAACCCTCGACCAGGCGCTGCCGTTTCGCGACGCCTTCGTCGCCGTGGGCCTGGACAGTTCGGAAATGGGCCATCCGCCGAGCAAGTTCCAGCGGGTCTTCGACCGGGCTCGCCACGAAGGCTTCCTGACCGTCGCCCATGCCGGTGAAGAAGGCCCGCCCGAGTACATCTGGGAAGCCCTGGACCTGTTGAAGATCCAGCGCATCGACCATGGTGTGCGGGCCATCGAGGATGAGCGGCTGATGCAACGGATCATCGACGAGCAGATCCCGCTGACGGTATGCCCATTGTCCAACACCAAGTTGTGCGTGTTCGACGACATGTCGCAGCACAACATCCTCGACATGCTGGAGCGGGGCGTGAAGGTGACAGTGAACTCCGACGACCCGGCGTACTTCGGTGGCTACGTCACCGAGAACTTCCACGCGCTGCACACCCACCTGGGCATGACCCAGGACCAGGCCACTCGCCTGGCGCAGAACAGCCTGGACGCGCGGTTGATCAAACCTTAAGCCTGACGCCTCGCCTCCTGTGGGAGCGGGCTTGCTCGCGAATGCGTGGTGTCAGCAAACACATATGTCACTG contains:
- a CDS encoding TetR family transcriptional regulator, with amino-acid sequence MTFEVPAHGGKPTSRIRQKNEETILKAAEDEFARHGFKGTSMNAIALKAGLPKANLHYYFTNKLGLYVAVLSNIIELWDSTFNHLTAEDDPAEALTRYIRAKMEFSRRQPQASRLFAMEVISGGECLTEYFNQDYRAWFGGRAAVFQAWIDAGKMDPVDPVHLIFLLWGSTQHYADFATQICRVTGRSKLTKQDMIEAGDNLIRIILKGCGLTPAI
- a CDS encoding LysR family transcriptional regulator, with protein sequence MSVRRPDPLAQVSDFDIRLLRIFRSVVECGGFSAAETVLGIGRSAISQQMSDLEQRLGLRLCQRGRAGFSLTEEGREVYQSALQLLSALESFRTEVNGLHQHLRGELTIGLTDNLVTLPHMRITHALAQLKERGPDVQIQIRMIAPNEVEQGVLDGRLHVGVVPQASALSGLEYQPLYSERSLLYCAVGHPLFYVDDKQLDDTRLNSQDAIAPTFRLPADIQAHYQALNCTASASDREGMAFLILTGRYIGYLPDHYANLWVQQGRLRALKAKTRFYDLSLASVTRKGRRPHLVLESFLESLAATR
- a CDS encoding omega amino acid--pyruvate aminotransferase (catalyze the conversion of beta amino acids to the corresponding beta keto acid with pyruvate as the amine acceptor), which produces MNMPEHAAGSLASQLKLDAHWMPYTANRNFQRDPRLIVAAEGSWLVDDKGRKVYDSLSGLWTCGAGHTRKEIQDAVAKQLGTLDYSPGFQYGHPLSFQLAEKITSLTPGNLNHVFFTDSGSECADTAVKMVRAYWRLKGQATKTKMIGRARGYHGVNIAGTSLGGVSGNRKLFGQAMIDVDHLPHTLLASNAYSRGMPKGGGVALADELLKLIELHDASNIAAVFVEPMAGSAGVLVPPEGYLKRLREICDQHSILLVFDEVITGFGRTGSMFGADSFGVTPDLMCIAKQVTNGAIPMGAVIVSSEIYQTFMNQPTPEYAVEFPHGYTYSAHPVACAAGLAALDLLQKENLVQSVAEVAPHFENALHGVKGAKNVIDIRNYGLAGAIQIAARDGDAIVRPFEAGMALWKAGFYVRFGGDTLQFGPTFNSKPQDLDRLFDAVGEVLNKLD
- a CDS encoding thymidylate synthase translates to MPFTLAGFCEYREEIRKSRFITFAAPITCPADAQAFIEQHSDLDATHNCWAWKLGDQYRSNDDGEPGGTAGRPILAAIEAQACDQVVVLVIRWYGGIQLGTGGLARAYGGGANKCLQNADKIELISRVALRCACGFAELPLVKLRVAECGGLVTEEQFTANGVALQLAVGEAQIPLLQKQLADLSRGRILLER
- a CDS encoding methylmalonate-semialdehyde dehydrogenase, producing the protein MSLIPHLINGELLSDSARTADVFNPSTGQAIHKVPLADRATIQQAIDAAKAAFPAWRSTPPAKRAQVMFRFKQLLEQNESRIAQLISEEHGKTLEDAAGELKRGIENVEFACAAPEILKGEYSRNVGPNIDAWSDFQPLGVVAGITPFNFPAMVPLWMYPLAIVCGNCFILKPSERDPSSTLLIAQLLLEAGLPKGVLSVVHGDKAAVDALIEAPEVKALSFVGSTPIAEYIYAEGTRRGKRVQALGGAKNHAVLMPDADLDNAVSALMGAAYGSCGERCMAISVAVCVGDQVADALVSKLVPQIKALKIGAGTSCGLDMGPLVTGQHRDKVSGYIEDGVSSGASLIVDGRGLSVAGHEEGFFLGGCLFDRVTPEMRIYKEEIFGPVLCIVRVNSLEEAMQLINDHEYGNGTCIFTRDGEAARLFCDEIEVGMVGVNVPLPVPVAYHSFGGWKRSLFGDLHAYGPDGVRFYTRRKAITQRWPQRASHEASQFAFPSL
- a CDS encoding MerR family transcriptional regulator, with the translated sequence MRIGELAQACAVSRDTLRFYEQRGLIAAGRSANGYRDYPDDMVQLVLYIKTAQRLGFTLGEIGHSVAALWRVPDPGNAITQLLQDKLTLIETRMTELDALRHELKQRLGQRCPLNP